From Glycine max cultivar Williams 82 chromosome 11, Glycine_max_v4.0, whole genome shotgun sequence, the proteins below share one genomic window:
- the YSL1 gene encoding probable metal-nicotianamine transporter YSL7-like, translating into MGTSERIDLEHGGEEVAEAAASVEKAFEGKEVPPWERQVTVRSMVVSLVLGVMFTFIVMKLNLTTGIIPSLNISAGLLGFFFVKAWTKLLAKSGMLMQPYTRQENTVIQTCVVASSGIAFSGGFGSYLFGMSSDIAKQSPEATAQDIKDPGLGWMIAFAFVVSFLGLFSLVPLRKIMIVDFKLTYPSGTATAHLINSFHTTEGAKLAKKQVNLLGKFFSFSFFWGFFQWFYTASDGCGFSNFPTFGLEAYKNKFFFDFSTTYVGVGMICPYIINVSLLVGGIISWAIMWPLIDNKKGDWYSAKLEQSSLHGLQGYKVFIAIAMILGDGLYNFIKVLGRTLLGLYNQFYRKSLGTSSSSSDPNSPPLLSYDDERRIDMFLKDQIPVWFAVIGYVVIAVASIVIVPHIFPQLKWYYIVVIYIIAPALAFCNAYGCGLTDWSLASTYGKLAIFTIGAWAGASQGGVIAGLAACGVMMNIVSTASDLTQDFKTGYMTLASPRSMFLSQVLGTAMGCVISPCVFWLFYKAFGNLGIPGSAYPAPYALVYRNMAILGVDGFSALPQYCLTLCCVFFVAAIGINLVRDLVGEKWAKFIPVPMAMAIPFYIGSYFAIDMCVGSLILFIWQRIDKVNADTFGSAVASGLICGDGIWTLPSSFLALAGVKPPICMKFLSRGVNTKVDGFLES; encoded by the exons ATGGGTACTTCAGAAAGGATCGACTTGGAGCACGGCGGCGAGGAGGTGGCGGAAGCGGCGGCGTCGGTGGAGAAGGCGTTTGAGGGGAAGGAGGTGCCGCCATGGGAGAGGCAGGTGACGGTGAGGTCGATGGTGGTGAGTTTGGTGTTGGGGGTGATGTTTACGTTCATCGTCATGAAACTTAACCTAACGACGGGAATTATTCCGTCGCTAAACATATCGGCGGGGCTGCTAGGGTTTTTCTTCGTGAAGGCGTGGACGAAGCTGCTCGCCAAATCGGGGATGCTTATGCAACCGTATACTCGTCAGGAGAATACTGTTATTCAAACTTGCGTTGTTGCCTCTAGTGGCATTGCTTTCAGCg GAGGTTTTGGTAGCTACTTGTTTGGAATGAGTTCAGATATTGCTAAACAATCTCCAGAAGCTACTGCACAGGATATTAAGGACCCAGGTTTAGGATGGATGATAGCATTTGCATTTGTTGTTAGCTTTCTTGGCCTCTTTTCATTGGTTCCACTACGAAAG ATTATGATCGTAGACTTCAAATTGACATATCCCAGTGGTACTGCAACGGCCCATCTTATCAATAGTTTCCATACAACAGAGGGTGCCAAACTAGCTAA GAAGCAAGTAAATTTGCTGGGAAAGTTCTTCTCTTTTAGCTTCTTTTGGGGCTTCTTCCAATGGTTTTACACTGCTAGTGATGGTTGTGGCTTTAGCAACTTCCCTACATTTGGTCTGGAAGCCTATAAAAACAA GTTCTTCTTCGACTTTTCGACTACATATGTCGGGGTTGGGATGATATGCCCATATATAATCAATGTATCCCTTTTGGTTGGTGGAATTATCTCATGGGCTATCATGTGGCCTctcattgataataaaaaaggaGACTGGTACTCTGCAAAGCTAGAGCAGAGCAGTTTGCATGGCCTTCAAGGTTACAAA GTTTTCATAGCAATAGCAATGATTCTTGGTGACGGTCTATACAACTTCATCAAGGTTCTTGGCCGAACCCTTCTTGGTTTGTATAACCAATTCTACAGAAAAAGCTTGGgcacatcatcatcatccagTGATCCAAATTCACCTCCATTACTTTCATACGATGATGAACGCAGAATTGACATGTTCCTCAAGGACCAAATCCCCGTATGGTTTGCTGTCATTGGCTACGTTGTGATTGCAGTAGCCTCAATTGTGATTGTCCCCCACATTTTCCCACAGCTCAAGTGGTACTACATTGTTGTGATCTACATCATTGCACCAGCATTAGCATTTTGCAATGCATATGGGTGTGGACTCACAGATTGGTCCCTTGCATCAACCTATGGAAAATTGGCCATCTTCACTATTGGTGCATGGGCTGGTGCATCTCAGGGTGGTGTCATTGCTGGTTTGGCTGCATGTGGAGTCATGATGAACATTGTGTCCACAGCATCTGATCTAACGCAAGATTTCAAGACAGGTTACATGACATTAGCTTCACCAAGGTCCATGTTTTTGAGCCAAGTTTTAGGAACTGCCATGGGTTGTGTTATATCTCCTTgtgttttttggcttttttacAAGGCTTTTGGCAACCTAGGGATTCCTGGCTCAGCATATCCTGCACCTTATGCTCTTGTTTATCGCAACATGGCGATACTTGGAGTAGATGGCTTCTCAGCTTTGCCACAATATTGTCTCACCCTTTGTTGTGTGTTCTTTGTGGCAGCAATAGGTATCAATCTTGTTAGAGATTTGGTTGGAGAAAAATGGGCCAAGTTTATTCCTGTTCCTATGGCTATGGCAATACCCTTTTATATTGGAAGTTACTTTGCTATTGATATGTGTGTTGGTAGTTTGATCTTGTTTATTTGGCAGAGGATTGATAAGGTTAATGCTGACACATTTGGATCAGCTGTGGCTTCTGGTTTGATTTGTGGGGATGGAATTTGGACACTTCCTAGCTCATTTTTGGCTCTAGCAGGAGTGAAACCACCTATCTGCATGAAATTTTTGTCCAGAGGGGTAAATACAAAGGTGGATGGATTCTTAGAATCTTGA